A part of Carettochelys insculpta isolate YL-2023 chromosome 1, ASM3395843v1, whole genome shotgun sequence genomic DNA contains:
- the LOC142007618 gene encoding olfactory receptor 52P1-like, whose amino-acid sequence MTLLFIVGKEQSLHQPMYLLLCMLAISDISTPTSVVPKVLCIFWFDLKDITLGGCLTQMFSIHVGAMIHSAILVTMAFDRYVAICNPLRYTTILSNARIAMLGLVGLIRAVIFVLPLPVLVSRLPFCANRIIPHTYCDHIVVAKMSCGDITVNSVYALTLVFVTISLDLTLIGLSYRLIIRAVLKISFQKAYQKAFNTCSAHMFVILVSYPVFIFSCLTHRFSHNVPPEVHIILTNLYYLLVPMFNPVVYGVKTKELREKISKYFCRMSSPGVTDI is encoded by the coding sequence ATGACGCTTCTGTTTATTGTAGGTAAAGAGCAAAGCCTTCACCAACCCATGtatctgctgctctgcatgctggcaaTCTCAGACATCAGCACACCTACTAGTGTGGTGCCAAAAGTACTATGCATATTTTGGTTTGACTTGAAAGACATTACTCTGGGTGGCTGCCTTACTCAGATGTTCAGCATTCATGTGGGCGCTATGATACACTCAGCCATCCTTGTCACCATGGCCTTTGATCGCTACGTTGCTATATGTAACCCCCTGAGATACACCACCATCCTCAGCAATGCACGGATAGCTATGCTAGGGCTCGTGGGTTTGATAAGAGCTGTTATCTTTGTTCTGCCTCTGCCCGTGCTTGTGAGCAGGCTGCCCTTCTGTGCCAACCGCATTATCCCCCACACGTATTGTGACCACATAGTTGTAGCAAAAATGTCTTGTGGGGATATCACAGTGAACAGTGTGTATGCTTTGACGCTAGTGTTTGTAACCATTTCGTTAGACCTTACACTTATTGGTCTGTCCTACAGACTCATTATCAGGGCTGTCCTTAAAATCTCTTTCCAAAAAGCTTACCAGAAAGCCTTCAATACTTGCTCAGCCCACATGTTTGTGATCCTGGTTTCTTATCCTGTATTCATCTTCTCCTGTCTGACACATAGGTTCAGTCACAACGTTCCTCCGGAGGTTCATATCATCTTGACCAATCTCTATTACCTCCTTGTCCCCATGTTCAACCCTGTTGTTTATGGGGTCAAAACCAAAGAACTTCGTGAGAAAATAAGCAAATATTTTTGCAGAATGTCCTCACCTGGAGTAACTGACATTTAG